Part of the Halomarina litorea genome is shown below.
ATGTCCGCGACGACGATGTCGCCGTCGTAGACGGCGTCCTTGATGGCGATGATGTCCTGCTTGTCGGCGATCTTGGCGATGTGTACCTCCGTCTGCGAGGCGGTGGACTCGGTCTCGAAATCGTCGAGGTCGAGTTCGACGTACTCGTCGGTGCTGCGCGTGCCACGGCCGCCCCCCAGGAGCTTGTCCATGAGACCCATAGGACGTGACGGGACCGTTGCGGGCATAGTTCTTACGTCACACCAGTTCGACACATTCGTAGAGGATATTAAAATTACGAGAAATAAATCGAAATACTATTACGCAAGTCCCCGGGACGGGTAGTTCGTATGTCACACGACAGCACGACTCGTCGACAATTCCTCGGTGGGACTGCGGTTGGACTGGTGGGGACGCTCTTCGCGGGAACGGCGGCGGCGGGTGGCGCGCCGAAGCGCATCGTCGGGACGAGCACGCCGGAGGCGGCCGAGGAGGCGCGCGACAGGGCCGAGTCGGTCGGTCGGACGCTCGACTTCGACGACATCGGCATGGCAGTCGCCGGGC
Proteins encoded:
- a CDS encoding cell division protein SepF, with the translated sequence MGLMDKLLGGGRGTRSTDEYVELDLDDFETESTASQTEVHIAKIADKQDIIAIKDAVYDGDIVVADITRHTTSDRTMEHISDELKQVAREVGGDIVQKDDDQLIITPSGVSVSREKLSR